One window of the Desulfatibacillum aliphaticivorans DSM 15576 genome contains the following:
- a CDS encoding TrkH family potassium uptake protein, which produces MRWGHTFSVVGILLVFCGLAMALPMLVGLYYQDQSIIPLAKGMGITLLVGAMVYLAAPTKKQETLSHREGMAIVALGWAAVGVAGALPFYFSSSFLGFTDAVFESVSGFTTTGSSVLSDIEGVSKGLLMWRSMIQWLGGMGIIVLSVAILPFLGVGGMQLYKAEVPTPVPDKLKPRIRDTAVILWQVYALFTVLEAVLLFVGGMSVFDAVCHAFTTMPTGGFSTLNTSVGQYHSPYFEWVIIFFMIVAGINFSLHFQLLRGKPMALWKDPECRFFLGLVLVLVAVITLDIHGKVFSSLNESIRASAFQVSSIITTTGYATADYELWPALSQLLIMFCMVVGASAGSTGGGIKCLRVMLLFKYCYRELFRMIHPRAVIPVKLGGRVVPEEVLHSVCAFFVLYMGLFAISALGLAAMGVDLVTSMAAVAATIGNIGPGIGGVGPMDNFANIPLAGKWLLVWCMLLGRLEIYTVIILFVPEFWRK; this is translated from the coding sequence ATGAGATGGGGCCACACATTTTCCGTTGTTGGAATTTTGCTTGTTTTTTGCGGGCTGGCCATGGCGTTGCCCATGCTGGTCGGCCTGTACTATCAGGACCAGAGCATAATACCCCTGGCCAAAGGCATGGGGATCACGCTTTTGGTGGGCGCCATGGTTTATCTGGCGGCCCCTACCAAAAAGCAGGAAACCCTAAGCCATAGGGAAGGCATGGCCATTGTGGCCTTGGGCTGGGCCGCGGTCGGCGTGGCCGGCGCCCTGCCCTTTTATTTTTCTTCGTCTTTTTTGGGTTTTACGGACGCGGTGTTCGAATCCGTGTCCGGCTTCACAACCACCGGGTCCTCCGTGTTGTCCGACATCGAAGGCGTGTCCAAGGGGCTTTTGATGTGGCGCAGCATGATCCAGTGGCTGGGCGGCATGGGAATCATTGTCTTATCCGTCGCCATCCTGCCGTTCTTGGGAGTAGGCGGCATGCAGTTATATAAGGCCGAAGTGCCCACGCCTGTTCCCGACAAATTAAAGCCCCGCATCCGCGACACAGCGGTCATCCTATGGCAGGTGTACGCCTTGTTTACGGTCTTGGAGGCCGTGCTGCTGTTTGTGGGAGGCATGAGCGTTTTCGACGCGGTTTGCCACGCCTTCACCACCATGCCCACGGGCGGCTTTTCCACGCTCAACACCTCCGTGGGGCAATATCACAGCCCCTATTTTGAATGGGTGATCATTTTCTTTATGATCGTGGCGGGCATTAACTTTTCCTTGCACTTTCAGTTATTGCGGGGCAAGCCCATGGCCCTGTGGAAGGACCCCGAATGCCGGTTTTTCCTGGGCCTTGTTTTAGTGCTGGTTGCTGTAATCACCCTGGACATCCACGGGAAGGTGTTCAGCAGCCTGAACGAATCCATACGGGCTTCGGCCTTTCAGGTTTCCTCCATCATAACCACCACCGGATACGCCACGGCCGATTACGAGCTATGGCCGGCCCTGAGCCAACTTCTCATCATGTTTTGCATGGTGGTGGGCGCCTCGGCCGGGTCCACCGGCGGCGGCATCAAATGCCTGCGGGTCATGCTGCTTTTTAAATATTGCTACCGGGAGTTGTTCCGTATGATCCACCCCAGGGCCGTGATTCCGGTCAAGCTGGGGGGCAGGGTGGTTCCCGAGGAAGTGCTCCACAGCGTGTGCGCCTTTTTCGTTTTATACATGGGCTTGTTCGCCATTTCAGCCTTGGGTCTCGCCGCCATGGGCGTGGATCTGGTGACCTCCATGGCCGCTGTGGCCGCCACTATCGGCAATATTGGCCCCGGGATCGGCGGGGTCGGCCCCATGGACAATTTTGCCAATATCCCCCTGGCCGGTAAATGGCTTTTGGTCTGGTGCATGCTCCTGGGCCGCCTGGAAATCTATACGGTCATCATCCTCTTCGTCCCTGAGTTTTGGAGGAAGTAA
- a CDS encoding HEAT repeat domain-containing protein, which produces MANKKINVEKLIADLNPPKWKIWITPKVRREAALSLGRMKKAEAFEPLLTALEDPKVQDSAMEALSSLPVPGKQAARTLKAILAYRQGLKVRFIEEFFNENRNSTTMKMVGDMPMTTMKAEPESFLGAALSIWSQLNPDREEDLDAAARQGLAPYSRKKFRKNIYILARNEIFPTWPELDVINNLFEAADEMIVSIAGQEAVPDYEHRKEGDDNNDASKRKDAEMGKELSDEALHDFVVKALGAKSAITTPMLQIPLIMEGFFKELKGRYALLDSQEIFKLLSGAVRLNCHTCGPLATEYTQGLLGKVEESFESGTPLDLGELTNASAGSFAKGHNPGCKGFGVELTFDPSGIEAPAKAIEARREAAEGKPVKEEKEAAPAPAQAAPEPVQAELEIPLEKPAPAPSAYNVLYKGELIEGKTLDEVKQGIAKLYKVDVSKVEGFFSGKPRVVKKGVNRETAEKMVAAFQRAGAKAYWEEVS; this is translated from the coding sequence ATGGCCAATAAAAAGATCAATGTGGAAAAACTTATTGCCGATCTTAATCCGCCTAAGTGGAAAATATGGATAACGCCCAAAGTGCGGCGGGAGGCTGCGCTTTCTTTGGGGCGTATGAAAAAGGCAGAGGCTTTTGAGCCGTTGCTCACGGCGTTGGAGGATCCCAAAGTGCAGGACTCCGCCATGGAGGCGCTGTCCAGCCTGCCGGTTCCGGGCAAGCAAGCCGCCCGGACGCTAAAGGCAATCCTGGCATACCGGCAGGGCCTGAAAGTTCGTTTTATTGAGGAGTTTTTTAATGAGAACCGCAACTCCACGACCATGAAAATGGTGGGGGACATGCCCATGACCACCATGAAAGCCGAACCGGAAAGTTTTTTAGGGGCGGCCCTTTCCATTTGGTCCCAGCTCAATCCTGACAGGGAGGAGGACCTGGACGCCGCTGCAAGGCAGGGTCTGGCCCCGTATTCCAGAAAGAAATTCAGAAAGAATATTTATATTCTGGCCAGGAACGAGATTTTTCCCACTTGGCCGGAGTTGGACGTCATCAATAATCTTTTTGAAGCGGCGGATGAGATGATTGTCTCCATTGCGGGCCAGGAAGCCGTTCCCGACTACGAGCATAGAAAGGAAGGCGACGATAACAACGATGCCTCCAAACGCAAGGACGCAGAAATGGGCAAGGAGCTTTCCGACGAGGCGCTGCACGACTTTGTGGTCAAGGCTTTGGGGGCTAAAAGCGCCATCACCACGCCCATGTTGCAAATTCCATTGATCATGGAAGGCTTTTTCAAAGAACTGAAAGGGCGTTATGCTCTTTTGGATTCTCAGGAAATATTCAAGCTCTTGTCTGGCGCCGTCAGGCTGAACTGCCACACCTGCGGCCCTTTGGCCACCGAGTACACTCAGGGCTTGCTCGGCAAGGTGGAAGAGAGCTTCGAGTCGGGTACGCCCTTGGATCTGGGTGAACTCACTAATGCCTCCGCCGGCTCTTTTGCAAAGGGGCATAACCCCGGCTGCAAGGGATTTGGCGTGGAATTGACCTTTGATCCCAGCGGGATCGAGGCGCCTGCCAAAGCCATTGAAGCACGCAGAGAAGCCGCCGAAGGCAAACCGGTGAAAGAGGAAAAAGAGGCGGCCCCAGCCCCGGCTCAGGCCGCTCCTGAACCTGTTCAAGCGGAGTTGGAGATTCCGTTGGAAAAGCCCGCGCCTGCGCCGTCTGCATACAATGTCCTTTACAAAGGCGAGCTTATTGAGGGCAAAACCCTGGACGAGGTAAAGCAGGGCATTGCCAAGCTCTACAAGGTGGACGTCTCCAAAGTGGAGGGCTTTTTTTCGGGCAAGCCGCGCGTGGTGAAAAAGGGCGTAAACCGGGAAACCGCGGAAAAAATGGTCGCCGCCTTCCAGAGGGCGGGGGCTAAAGCCTATTGGGAAGAAGTGTCTTAA
- a CDS encoding cyclic nucleotide-binding domain-containing protein — protein MQNNDFGAGFNSMASQDILACLSVIPMFEDLTHEQMLAVSKQTLLLTVEAGETVFREGDKGDFVCFVAEGLLAVVKCLEGDKFAELTSLPQGSSIGEMAVIDDFPRSATVIARKPSQLITMTRSQFHRVVTENPEIGIKLLKGIARVLSMNLRKTSANLVQHMLPLL, from the coding sequence ATGCAAAATAATGATTTTGGAGCAGGGTTTAACAGCATGGCAAGTCAGGATATTTTAGCGTGTTTATCCGTGATCCCCATGTTTGAAGATTTGACGCACGAGCAAATGTTGGCGGTGTCCAAGCAAACCCTGTTGTTGACCGTCGAGGCGGGAGAAACGGTTTTTAGAGAGGGCGACAAAGGCGATTTTGTCTGTTTTGTGGCGGAAGGCCTGTTGGCCGTCGTGAAATGCCTGGAGGGCGACAAGTTCGCCGAGCTTACCAGTCTGCCTCAAGGCAGCTCCATTGGAGAGATGGCGGTTATAGACGATTTTCCCCGTTCGGCCACCGTTATAGCCCGCAAGCCAAGTCAATTAATAACCATGACCAGAAGCCAGTTTCATAGAGTGGTGACGGAGAATCCTGAAATAGGGATCAAGCTGTTGAAGGGCATTGCGCGGGTTTTATCCATGAATTTGCGGAAAACATCGGCGAATCTCGTTCAGCATATGCTGCCCTTATTGTGA
- a CDS encoding energy-coupling factor transporter transmembrane component T family protein, giving the protein MAGVNLFVYTPGATAVHRMDPRFKLAALVVLSLATVQCGPYAALGLFFIAAFTAIAGKVPAFTMIRNAQVFLLFLVGIILVRGAVTPGPAVFNGAIPWFSVNGLEDGLLISWRLFVVLIASAVFTGATRTSGVFSAVRWYFKPIPFMDGARAAMMLTLMMRFIPIIMEEADSIKEAQRSRGLENRKNPVYRITRLVPPLMERTFTRAQDLTLALVSRNFGPNPTSRGLHAQKTDWLYFLLFFSLCAGLRVLD; this is encoded by the coding sequence GTGGCTGGAGTAAACCTTTTTGTTTACACGCCGGGCGCCACGGCCGTTCACAGGATGGACCCCAGGTTCAAGCTGGCGGCTCTTGTCGTTTTGAGCCTGGCCACGGTGCAATGCGGCCCTTACGCCGCTTTGGGGCTGTTTTTTATAGCAGCCTTCACGGCGATCGCCGGCAAGGTTCCCGCTTTTACCATGATCCGAAACGCCCAGGTGTTCCTCCTTTTTCTTGTGGGAATCATTCTGGTTCGCGGCGCCGTCACGCCGGGACCGGCCGTTTTTAACGGCGCAATTCCCTGGTTTTCGGTCAACGGACTGGAAGACGGCCTGCTTATCAGTTGGCGTTTGTTCGTGGTTTTGATCGCCAGCGCGGTTTTTACGGGCGCCACGCGGACAAGCGGCGTTTTTTCCGCGGTCAGGTGGTATTTTAAGCCTATCCCGTTCATGGACGGCGCCCGGGCGGCCATGATGCTGACGTTGATGATGCGTTTCATCCCCATCATCATGGAGGAGGCGGATTCCATCAAGGAGGCGCAAAGGTCTCGCGGCCTGGAAAACAGGAAAAATCCGGTATATCGCATCACCCGTTTGGTTCCCCCGTTGATGGAGCGCACCTTCACCCGGGCTCAGGACCTTACCCTGGCCCTTGTGTCCCGGAATTTCGGCCCTAATCCCACGTCCCGCGGATTGCACGCCCAAAAAACCGACTGGCTTTACTTTCTCCTGTTTTTTAGCCTGTGCGCCGGATTGCGCGTCTTGGATTGA
- a CDS encoding SDR family NAD(P)-dependent oxidoreductase, with the protein MTQLSGSKAVITGGAMGIGLATAKRLLDEGCQVAIWDINKEALMQAEKELKEEGDRVLFCQCDVSDEEQVYHYAQVVQNAMGQVDILINNAGMVVPGRFCQYKPSVREKETRVNLLAMYYTIYAFLPGMYERNCGHIVNISSGAGLVGMPDLAAYCAAKWAVYGLTESLRFEAIVDGKTGVHFSSVHPGILKKGMFEGSKLNLLGEIMIPRVNDHDSIAGVIVNRALKKNRYIVKFPKSLHMGPLARGLMPDRMMNSIMLLAGIGDSMKNWTGSGRDQ; encoded by the coding sequence ATGACCCAGTTGTCAGGATCTAAAGCAGTGATAACAGGCGGAGCAATGGGAATCGGGCTGGCGACGGCCAAGCGGCTTCTGGACGAGGGATGTCAGGTGGCTATATGGGACATCAACAAGGAAGCCCTTATGCAGGCGGAAAAGGAACTCAAGGAGGAAGGGGATCGAGTGCTTTTTTGCCAGTGTGATGTGTCGGATGAAGAGCAAGTCTATCATTACGCCCAAGTTGTGCAAAATGCCATGGGCCAGGTGGATATTTTAATAAACAATGCGGGGATGGTTGTTCCCGGACGGTTTTGCCAATACAAGCCCTCTGTGAGGGAAAAGGAAACCCGAGTGAACCTGCTGGCCATGTATTACACGATTTACGCCTTTCTGCCTGGGATGTATGAACGGAATTGCGGCCACATTGTAAACATATCCTCGGGCGCGGGCCTGGTGGGCATGCCGGACCTCGCCGCATACTGCGCCGCCAAATGGGCTGTATACGGCCTGACCGAGTCTTTGCGTTTTGAAGCGATCGTGGATGGAAAAACCGGCGTGCATTTCTCCTCCGTTCATCCGGGCATTCTTAAAAAGGGCATGTTTGAGGGGAGCAAGCTGAATCTGCTGGGAGAAATAATGATTCCCCGCGTGAATGACCATGACTCGATTGCCGGAGTAATCGTGAACCGGGCCTTAAAGAAAAACCGGTATATTGTCAAGTTCCCCAAAAGCCTGCATATGGGCCCATTGGCGCGCGGGTTGATGCCGGATCGCATGATGAACAGCATTATGCTGCTGGCCGGAATAGGGGATTCCATGAAAAACTGGACCGGGTCCGGGCGGGATCAATAA
- a CDS encoding energy-coupling factor ABC transporter ATP-binding protein translates to MADSVLEFKNVSHTFSGGIMGLSGVSFRAAPGEFIILCGKNGSGKTTLLRHMNALSLPSEGEVLVAGVSTKKNPVQARQVVGMVFSDVRNQIVGETVADDVAFGPENLGLPEEEINKRVKASLEAVGMGHMGDRRPYLLSGGEKQRTAVAGVLAMESRVIVFDEPFSNLDYPGVKQVLQQMVNLHGLGKTIIVATHDIEKVAAHAGRILVMDKGRLALDCSLDEATPDLEKFGVRRPCASLFGREVDSWLE, encoded by the coding sequence ATGGCCGACTCAGTCCTTGAGTTTAAAAACGTCTCCCATACCTTTTCCGGAGGAATAATGGGTTTGTCCGGGGTGTCTTTCAGGGCGGCGCCGGGAGAGTTCATCATCCTGTGCGGAAAGAACGGTTCGGGCAAGACCACGCTTCTCCGGCACATGAACGCCTTGTCCCTTCCTTCCGAAGGAGAGGTGCTTGTGGCCGGCGTTTCCACCAAAAAGAACCCCGTTCAAGCCCGCCAGGTTGTGGGGATGGTTTTTTCCGATGTGAGAAACCAGATCGTGGGGGAGACCGTGGCGGACGACGTGGCTTTCGGCCCGGAAAACCTGGGCCTTCCCGAGGAGGAGATCAACAAAAGGGTGAAGGCGTCTTTGGAAGCCGTGGGCATGGGCCATATGGGCGACCGCCGGCCTTATTTGCTTTCCGGCGGGGAAAAACAGCGGACGGCGGTTGCCGGCGTGCTGGCCATGGAGTCTCGGGTGATCGTGTTTGACGAGCCGTTTTCCAACCTGGACTATCCGGGGGTGAAGCAGGTGCTGCAGCAAATGGTGAATTTGCACGGATTGGGCAAAACCATCATCGTGGCCACTCATGATATTGAAAAGGTCGCCGCCCACGCCGGACGTATATTGGTCATGGACAAAGGACGCCTGGCCCTGGATTGCTCTCTGGATGAGGCGACCCCGGACCTGGAAAAATTCGGCGTGCGCCGTCCCTGCGCCTCGTTATTCGGCCGGGAGGTCGATTCGTGGCTGGAGTAA
- a CDS encoding biotin--[acetyl-CoA-carboxylase] ligase has protein sequence MKAKIVGLLKEATTPLSGEKISQDLGVSRVSVHKHINGLRERGYSITAGSTGYTLEDEGDFLYPWEFGERAPLIHYYEEATSTMTIARDLAESDCPHMTTVVAQRQTKGRGRLNRVWDSQDGGLYFTVILRPSFPINQVYKVLFTASVSLALVVRNLTGINATVKWPNDILVGEKKLNGMLSEMATQDEFVQYVNLGIGVNVNNNPSKAEPNAVSIRDLLGQEFPRRKILTGFLDSMEERLKNKDEDVIAQWKQYTSTIGRPVRIQTTRDVLEGRAVDVNSQGSLIVELADGRLEEVFHGDCFYQSGEAQES, from the coding sequence ATGAAAGCAAAAATTGTCGGTTTGTTAAAAGAGGCGACAACTCCCTTGTCCGGAGAAAAAATCAGCCAGGACCTGGGCGTATCGCGCGTGTCCGTGCATAAGCATATTAATGGACTTCGGGAGCGGGGCTATTCCATCACGGCGGGTTCTACAGGGTATACTCTGGAAGACGAAGGGGATTTTTTGTACCCTTGGGAATTTGGAGAGAGGGCGCCGCTGATTCATTATTATGAAGAAGCAACGTCCACCATGACAATTGCCAGGGACTTGGCGGAAAGCGACTGCCCTCATATGACCACGGTGGTAGCGCAAAGGCAGACAAAAGGACGCGGAAGGTTGAATCGGGTATGGGACTCTCAGGATGGGGGACTATATTTCACAGTAATTCTAAGGCCTTCTTTTCCCATCAACCAGGTCTATAAAGTCTTGTTTACAGCCTCCGTCAGCCTGGCCCTGGTGGTCAGGAATTTGACGGGCATCAACGCAACGGTAAAGTGGCCCAACGACATCCTGGTGGGCGAGAAAAAGCTGAACGGCATGCTGTCGGAAATGGCGACGCAGGATGAATTCGTCCAATACGTGAATCTGGGAATCGGCGTTAACGTCAACAACAATCCTTCCAAAGCGGAGCCTAATGCGGTTTCCATCCGCGACTTGCTGGGGCAGGAGTTTCCCCGGAGGAAAATACTGACCGGTTTTCTTGATTCTATGGAAGAACGTCTTAAGAACAAGGACGAAGACGTAATCGCGCAGTGGAAGCAGTATACTTCCACCATAGGCCGTCCGGTGAGGATTCAGACTACCCGGGACGTGCTGGAAGGCAGAGCCGTGGATGTAAACTCCCAGGGATCTTTGATAGTGGAGTTGGCGGACGGCAGGTTGGAGGAGGTTTTTCATGGGGACTGCTTTTATCAGTCGGGGGAGGCGCAGGAAAGTTAA
- a CDS encoding biotin transporter BioY: MNENIGEENAFSFTQIRNMVLGALMAALMAVGAYIAIPIGPVPIVLQNMFVMLAGLILGPWWGAASVGIYMLAGILGMPVFSGGGAGLVQFMGPTGGYLFAYLPAVVLIGLISGLGKKYHHNPAAGAVTKAMVYDVLAMVLGSALVYAIGVSRLKSMAGFSWGKAWAVGMAPFLLGDVIKIAANASLIVGIRNMLRRFKSDE; this comes from the coding sequence ATGAACGAAAATATCGGCGAAGAAAACGCCTTTTCATTCACGCAAATCCGGAACATGGTCCTGGGCGCTCTGATGGCGGCCCTGATGGCCGTCGGCGCTTACATCGCCATTCCCATTGGGCCAGTGCCCATTGTATTGCAGAACATGTTCGTCATGCTGGCCGGGCTTATATTGGGGCCTTGGTGGGGCGCGGCTTCCGTGGGGATATATATGTTGGCGGGCATATTGGGGATGCCGGTTTTCTCCGGAGGCGGCGCCGGGCTGGTGCAGTTTATGGGGCCCACCGGGGGCTATCTTTTTGCGTACCTGCCTGCGGTCGTTCTTATCGGGCTTATTTCCGGCCTGGGAAAAAAATATCACCACAATCCTGCGGCGGGAGCTGTGACCAAGGCCATGGTTTATGACGTGCTCGCCATGGTTCTGGGTTCGGCGCTCGTGTACGCCATCGGCGTGTCCCGATTAAAAAGCATGGCCGGTTTTTCGTGGGGAAAGGCCTGGGCGGTGGGCATGGCGCCCTTTCTTTTAGGGGACGTTATAAAAATAGCCGCCAACGCCTCTTTGATTGTGGGAATCAGAAATATGCTGCGGCGCTTTAAATCGGATGAATAA
- the trkA gene encoding Trk system potassium transporter TrkA, producing MKILIVGAGEVGFHIASRLATENKDVVVIDKDPKALKRVSEQLDVQVFEGSGSSPEVLREAGISQSDILLAVTDSDETNLVSCLVCDLLSPATRKLIRIRDSDYTDFTDRLRDDPPHIDTVINPEVELVRTVQRLLEVPGAEDVAEFSGGAIKLIGVRLDELSPLSNMRLTKLREVTGDFHLLIAAIVRDEELIIPTGRDSLVPGDLVYFVTDDANLHTALKLFGKESRPVKRAFIVGGGRIGMRLARALAQSGVYVKIVEDDPQRCNRLAEALNNVVVLNGDGTDQGLLAEENIEDMDVVITVTGDEETNILTSLLAKRMGVPIAVTRINKFGYFPLTTAIGIEHVISSRLSAINTILGHVRRGKVLSSVSLKGERAEVLEAEALETAEIVGKPLKSISFPKGALVISIIRDNEVIIPKGDSVIQPADRIILLCSQQAIPKIEKAMAVKLEFF from the coding sequence GTGAAGATCCTTATTGTAGGCGCGGGGGAAGTCGGCTTTCATATTGCGAGCCGTTTGGCCACAGAAAACAAGGACGTGGTCGTCATAGACAAAGATCCCAAGGCGTTGAAAAGGGTTTCGGAGCAACTGGACGTCCAGGTGTTTGAAGGATCGGGCAGCAGTCCGGAAGTGCTTCGGGAGGCGGGAATTTCCCAAAGCGACATATTGCTGGCCGTCACCGATTCGGACGAAACCAACCTGGTTTCCTGCCTGGTTTGCGATCTTCTTTCCCCGGCCACCCGCAAGCTCATACGCATCCGCGACTCGGATTACACCGATTTTACCGACCGCTTAAGGGATGATCCCCCACACATTGACACGGTCATCAATCCGGAAGTGGAATTGGTGCGCACGGTCCAGAGGCTATTGGAGGTTCCGGGGGCCGAGGACGTGGCGGAGTTTTCCGGCGGCGCCATCAAACTGATCGGGGTGCGCCTGGACGAACTGTCTCCTTTATCCAACATGCGTTTGACCAAATTGCGTGAGGTGACCGGAGACTTCCATCTGCTCATCGCCGCCATTGTCCGGGATGAGGAGTTGATCATCCCCACAGGCCGCGACTCCCTTGTGCCGGGGGACCTGGTGTACTTTGTAACGGACGACGCCAATCTGCACACGGCCCTGAAGCTGTTCGGCAAGGAGTCCCGCCCCGTGAAGCGGGCCTTTATTGTGGGCGGGGGCCGCATTGGCATGCGTCTGGCCAGGGCTTTGGCCCAGAGCGGCGTGTATGTAAAAATCGTGGAGGACGACCCGCAGCGGTGCAACCGGTTGGCCGAAGCCCTGAATAACGTGGTTGTGCTGAACGGGGACGGCACGGATCAGGGCTTGCTGGCCGAGGAAAACATCGAGGATATGGACGTGGTCATCACCGTGACCGGGGACGAAGAAACCAACATCCTCACCTCCCTGCTCGCCAAACGCATGGGCGTGCCCATTGCCGTCACAAGGATCAACAAATTCGGATACTTTCCCTTGACCACGGCTATTGGGATCGAGCACGTCATAAGTTCCCGATTGTCCGCCATTAATACGATTTTGGGGCATGTCCGGCGGGGCAAAGTGCTGTCCTCCGTATCCCTCAAAGGGGAGCGCGCCGAGGTTTTGGAGGCCGAAGCTCTCGAAACCGCGGAGATTGTGGGAAAGCCCTTAAAAAGCATCAGCTTTCCAAAGGGCGCGCTGGTTATTTCCATCATAAGGGATAACGAGGTGATCATCCCCAAGGGGGACAGCGTGATTCAGCCTGCGGACCGGATTATTCTGTTATGCTCCCAACAAGCCATTCCGAAAATCGAAAAGGCCATGGCCGTCAAGCTGGAGTTCTTTTAA